Genomic DNA from Paenibacillus donghaensis:
GCTGATTTTTACTTACGTTCGCCAAGCAAACAAATTCTTTGATGAACAAAAGCCATGGGTACAGATTAAGGAAAACCGAGAAGCGTGTGGGTATACACTGAACACATGTGTGCAAATTATAGTGAATTTATCCAATGTACTGCACCCGTTTATTCCCTTCTCCTGTGAAGAAATAGGAAAGTTCCTAACACTTGAACCACCGGTTTGGAGGTTGACTTCAGTTCCAGCTAACCGAAAAATCCAGAACTTAAAGCTATTGTTCGAGCGTATTGATATTACTCGGATTGAAGAAGAAACTAGTTTATTGGAACAACAGAAATTGTAGTCCACTAGGAAATGACGTGCTATCCTCGATGTAGCTTTTTTGTCGTAGTTTGGCATTTTGCTGACGTAAGCGGGATACAGAGATCATTTATATTTTCACTCAAGGAAAAGGCTATCCTATGCAAGGATAGCCTTTCTTCAAGACTGACGGTACTTGTTGCACCCATAGAGATTCCTTCGGGCCTGTTGATTGCCTGATTGGAGCACCGCACTAGTCCCAACACATCTTTAGTGAAAGAGGTCTGCCGTACAGTTGGATGTGATTAGACCCTATGCCTCTCCATCCAGGCCGTGGCCCAGTCGACTAGCGGCTTTTGTTCCAGAAATCGGACATCGGTATTCCCGATTCGATGTACCCTCAGATTTCTTTCTTTCTCATATTCTTCCCCTAAGGAGACAAAATCGCTGTCGTCCATAGCCTGGGTATTGTAAGTCACCCATTTGCGAGTCCCGTCAGCCATGATCGCACTGCTTTCGTTGACCATTTGCTTCCCAGGGAAGTCGGCTCTGGTTTCGGCTAAATGCAGGGATGTATTTTTATCATGGCCTACGCCAATTAAGAGCACGTAACCATTCAGTTGATATAATTTATCCAACGGGGAGCCATCACCAAAAATATTGCTTAAATCATGAGTGTTTGTAATATATGCAGCATGTTTGCCTACCGCGGCTATGGATCGTGCAGGGTGATCCGACCTTTTGGCCCCCGGCCATTTGCGAAACATTTCGGCCACGACGCCCATACCGATTGCCGGGGTAATATCTTTATCAAAGGCAGGCCAGTGTTCCCGAATAATGGGCCACCATTCTACAGGTTCTTTCCAGTGCACGCCCGTTGAAGGATCGAGATTCTTCCAGGTTTGGGAAGGCATCATCAAGGTTCCTTCTTCTCCAACAATTTCTAGAAGAGACCGAATTAACGTTTCGGCTCCTCCAACGACAAACCCCAGCTTGCTTAGCGAAGTATGCACAAATATGCTTTGTCCTTCCATCAGTCCGTAGCTTTTAAAGTGATTAACTAGGTCTTCTTTCGTTAAGATAGCTCTTGATTCTTGTAGTTCAGTCATGTTAACCTCCACCTTTCATGAAAAATAAAAACAACCCCGCAATAAGCAGCGGGGTTGTCTCCGGCATAGCCAGGAAAGCAGTGCCCTTCAATTGAATAATTTCCTAGATTATACTATGAAATCATTGACTCCACTAATACAAATTTTTGTTGTGTCTTTATTCTTAGATACAACATGAAGTGAATCCTGCCGCGTTATCTTTTGGGTGGCGGGATACGGTATAGTTGCATATAGAAGCGTGGGGGCAAGCTGCCCCACTTTCTTTACCTACCGGAATTAAACCCCGGGAACTAGAGGGGATTAAGGAGATATTCCAAGAAGAGTAAAGTATCTTGCAAATCAAGTAAATAGAGCCAAATAAAAAAGAGCATTGTCCCTCATCTCATGTTGAGGGATAATGCTCTTTTTTATTTTCCCCGCGAATGTTTCCTGACGGTATGACGTTTAAATATTTAAATTCTAAAATATTCTTAGTGAAACTTGAGGGGAAAGCATCCTTGGCGTCGTCAAACCCAATGAACGTATGTTAGAGTTCTCCCTTGAGGTTATAGGAGAGCCCTTTGTTTTTACTAGATACATCAGGAGGGAATTATGAAATTAACCATTGAAAACGTAAGCAAGAAATACAAGGGGGATTCTTACGGGCTCCGTGACTTATCCCTTCAGATCAATACAGGTGTTTTGGGATTGTTAGGTCCGAATGGTGCTGGAAAATCAACCTTGATGCGAATTCTATCAACCATTACTCAACCCACAGCGGGTAAGGTGAGCTGGAATGACATCGATATTACTAAGGATCCTAATACTGTGCGAGGCATACTCGGTTATTTACCACAGGATTTTGGCGTATATCCTCATTTAAATGCAGTTGAGTTTTTGGAATATTTAGCAGCGATTAGAGGGTTGGATCATAAAATCGCCAAAAAAAGAATTGATGAATTACTTTTTTTACTTAATCTTCATGAGGTTCGCAAAAAACCGTTACATAGCTTTTCAGGAGGGATGAAGCAACGTGTAGGAATAGCCCAAGCTTTATTGAACGACCCTAAGCTGTTAATCGTAGACGAGCCAACGGTTGGGCTTGATCCTGAAGAACGTATTCGTTTTCGTAATCTTTTAGCGGAATTGTCAGGGGATCGGATTGTAATCTTATCAACGCATATTGTATCTGACGTCGAAGCGACCGCAACAGACATCGCTATTGTCAATCAAGGCCGACTCGTGATACACGCAGCTCCGAGTGAGTTATTGGCTGCGGCGGAGGGGAAAGTGTGGGAGTGGTTGATACCGAGTGATACATGGATGGAAGTACGTAAGCAATTGTTAATCAGCAGCACTATTCAGAGCAGTGAAGGGGTACGTATGAAAGTCATTGCCGATATTCAGCCTTCAGCTGAAAGCCACTTGGTGACACCAACTTTGGAGGACGCGTATTTATATTGCATTTCGGCAAAAAAGCAGGAGGCAACAGCATGACATCGCTTCGTATTCTATTTCAGATGATGAAAGCTGATTATTTAGAAAGGGTCCGAAGATACAGTTTTTTGATTACAGTACTTGTATCCATTTTTATCGTGTTTAAATTTATACCTTCAAGTAATGAGAATTATTTAACCTTATCACTAAACAATATGCGCGGCATATATAACTCCGATTGGGTCGGCAGTGCAATAGCTATATTAGCCTCCATGCTATTAAGTCTTCCAGCGTTCTTTCTAGTGAAAAATGCGATTGAACGAGATGTGCAGACGGGAGTGGGACAAATTATAGCAACGACTCCGATTACAAGGTGGATGTACACCATGGGTAAAATGTGGAGTAACTTCGTTCTCTTGATGTCTATTGTTGCTGTATTAATTGTATCCGCCCTTGCCATGCAACTGATTAGAGGGGAGAGTTATACGGTTGAACTGCTGAAATTATCGCTTCCATTTTTGTATTCCACATTGCCAACTATGGCTTTGGTAGCTTCAATTGCAATTTTATTTGAATCGGTACCTTTGTTGCGTAAGGGATTGGGTAATTTAATTTATTTTGTGTTATGGATTATTTCGCTTAAATTTTCGACTACAGCCATTCATTCAAGCCAGGATATATTGGGGATTTCTCCGATCCTTACCAGACTATCGAGTGAGGCCAATGCGGGGCTTCCTCATAGCAATGGCGGCCATGTCTCTGGGATGAGCCCGCTCAAGGGGGATTTATTAACATACGACTGGACAGGTGTACATTGGACTATGCAGATGTTT
This window encodes:
- a CDS encoding aminoglycoside N(3)-acetyltransferase, which gives rise to MTELQESRAILTKEDLVNHFKSYGLMEGQSIFVHTSLSKLGFVVGGAETLIRSLLEIVGEEGTLMMPSQTWKNLDPSTGVHWKEPVEWWPIIREHWPAFDKDITPAIGMGVVAEMFRKWPGAKRSDHPARSIAAVGKHAAYITNTHDLSNIFGDGSPLDKLYQLNGYVLLIGVGHDKNTSLHLAETRADFPGKQMVNESSAIMADGTRKWVTYNTQAMDDSDFVSLGEEYEKERNLRVHRIGNTDVRFLEQKPLVDWATAWMERHRV
- a CDS encoding ABC transporter ATP-binding protein produces the protein MKLTIENVSKKYKGDSYGLRDLSLQINTGVLGLLGPNGAGKSTLMRILSTITQPTAGKVSWNDIDITKDPNTVRGILGYLPQDFGVYPHLNAVEFLEYLAAIRGLDHKIAKKRIDELLFLLNLHEVRKKPLHSFSGGMKQRVGIAQALLNDPKLLIVDEPTVGLDPEERIRFRNLLAELSGDRIVILSTHIVSDVEATATDIAIVNQGRLVIHAAPSELLAAAEGKVWEWLIPSDTWMEVRKQLLISSTIQSSEGVRMKVIADIQPSAESHLVTPTLEDAYLYCISAKKQEATA